The Triticum dicoccoides isolate Atlit2015 ecotype Zavitan chromosome 6A, WEW_v2.0, whole genome shotgun sequence genome has a window encoding:
- the LOC119315309 gene encoding tyrosine-sulfated glycopeptide receptor 1-like, protein MQTLQCSNKTQSKKLHIPCFGLALVLLVSLASPASSCTEHEEASLLQFHAGLSWDGGLAATWRSNKDCCTWEGVICSSPNRTVTDVLLASRGLEGSVSPFLGNLTSLLRLNLSHNSLSGGLPLELVSSSSITTLDVSFNQLTGKLHELASPTPAQPLQVLNISSNLFAGQFPSTTWEAMKNLRALNASNNSFTGRIPTYLCNSSPSFAVLDLCLNKFSGNIPQQIGDCSKLRELRVGYNNISGEIPDELFNATLLEYLSFRNNHLNGVLDGVRITKLRNLVTLDLGGNNFSGEIPDSIGQLKKLEEFHLDNNKLSGELPSALSNCTNLVAIDLKNNNFSGQLAKVNFSNLPNLKTLDVYFNNFNGTVPESIYSCSNLTALRVSTNKLIGQLSPRISDLKNLTFLSLSTNSFSNITNTLHILKICRNLTTLLIGSNFKGELMPEDDRIDGFENLQVLDIDSCQLSGKIPVWISRLTNLEILLLNSNQLTGPIPGWINSLSHLFFMDVSNNNLTGEIPLTLMEMPMLKSIENATQWDPRVFELPVYSGPSLQYRVVTSFPTVLNLSNNQFTGVIPPQIGQLKVLVVLDLSFNKLSGQIPLSICNLTNLQVLDLSSNSLTGAIPAALNSLHFLSAFSISNNDLEGPIPSGGQFNTFQNSSFDGNPKLCGSILTHKCDSSIHPSSRKQRDKKFAFAIGFGVFFGGIAILLLLVRLLLSVKMKGFTEKNGSKNSGDVEATSFYSSSEETLVVMHMPQGKGEGNKLKFSDILKATNNFDKENIIGCGGYGLVYKAELHDGSKLAIKKLNGEMCLMEREFSAEVDALSMAQHENLVPLWGYCVQGHSRLLMYSYMENGSLDDWLHNRDDGTSSFLDWPTRLKIARGASLGLSYIHDICKPQIVHRDIKSSNILLDKEFKAYLADFGLARLILPNKTHVTTELVGTMGYIPPEYGQAWVATLRGDIYSFGVVLLELLTGRRPVPVSSTTKELVPWVLQMRSEGKQIEVLDPTLRETGYEEQMLKVLETACRCVNHNQFRRPTIMEVVSCLGSIDTDLRT, encoded by the coding sequence ATGCAGACACTCCAGTGCTCAAACAAGACACAGAGCAAGAAATTGCACATACCTTGCTTTGGCCTCGCTCTCGTGctgctggtctccttggcctctccGGCCAGTTCCTGCACCGAGCATGAGGAGGCCTCCCTTCTCCAGTTCCATGCCGGGCTCTCGTGGGACGGCGGCCTCGCCGCGACGTGGCGGAGCAACAAGGACTGCTGCACTTGGGAAGGGGTCATCTGCAGCAGTCCTAATAGGACGGTCACTGATGTTTTGCTGGCTTCTCGAGGCCTCGAGGGGTCCGTCTCGCCGTTCCTTGGCAACCTCACCAGCCTTTTGCGCCTCAACCTCTCTCACAACTCGCTGTCCGGTGGCCTGCCGCTGGAATTGGTGTCGTCCAGCAGCATCACTACACTTGATGTTAGCTTTAACCAGCTCACTGGAAAACTCCACGAACTGGCATCTCCAACCCCTGCCCAGCCTCTCCAGGTACTGAACATCTCGAGCAACTTATTTGCAGGACAGTTTCCATCCACCACATGGGAAGCAATGAAGAATCTGAGAGCACTCAATGCCAGTAACAACAGCTTTACAGGGCGCATACCAACTTATCTCTGTAACAGCTCACCGTCCTTCGCTGTGCTTGATCTGTGTTTAAACAAATTCAGTGGCAACATCCCCCAACAAATTGGTGATTGCTCCAAGCTGAGAGAGCTCAGGGTCGGGTACAACAACATCAGTGGAGAAATCCCAGACGAACTCTTCAATGCTACTTTGTTGGAATACCTGTCTTTTCGTAATAATCATTTAAATGGAGTTCTTGATGGTGTGCGCATTACCAAGCTCAGAAATCTAGTAACACTTGATCTTGGAGGGAACAACTTCAGTGGCGAGATTCCAGATTCCATAGGCCAGCTCAAGAAATTGGAGGAGTTCCATTTGGACAACAATAAATTGTCAGGGGAGCTGCCATCAGCTCTAAGCAACTGCACGAATCTCGTAGCAATTGACCTCAAGAATAACAATTTCAGTGGACAGCTCGCCAAGGTCAATTTCTCCAACCTGCCAAATCTAAAGACATTAGATGTTTACTTCAACAACTTCAACGGCACAGTTCCAGAAAGCATATACTCTTGCAGCAATCTGACTGCACTACGGGTATCCACCAACAAATTAATAGGGCAGCTTTCACCAAGAATAAGTGATCTGAAGAACCTCACCTTCCTATCACTCTCCACAAACTCTTTCAGCAATATCACAAACACACTTCACATCCTAAAGATCTGCAGGAACCTTACCACTCTGCTAATCGGCAGTAACTTCAAGGGAGAGCTCATGCCAGAGGATGACAGAATTGATGGCTTTGAGAATCTCCAGGTTTTGGACATTGACAGTTGCCAGTTGTCTGGAAAAATACCTGTATGGATATCAAGGCTCACAAATTTGGAGATCTTACTTTTAAATAGCAATCAACTCACTGGACCGATACCAGGCTGGATCAACTCCCTAAGCCATCTCTTCTTTATGGATGTGTCAAACAACAATCTTACAGGAGAAATCCCGTTAACCTTGATGGAGATGCCAATGCTAAAATCAATTGAAAATGCAACTCAATGGGACCCAAGGGTCTTTGAGTTGCCTGTTTACAGTGGTCCATCACTTCAATACCGTGTTGTTACATCTTTTCCAACGGTGTTGAATCTAAGCAACAATCAGTTCACTGGTGTGATTCCCCCACAGATTGGTCAGTTGAAAGTGCTTGTTGTACTTGATTTAAGCTTCAACAAGTTATCCGGACAGATCCCACTGTCGATTTGCAACCTCACAAACTTGCAGGTGCTAGACTTGTCCAGCAACAGTCTAACAGGTGCTATCCCAGCTGCATTGAATAGCCTACACTTCCTTTCAGCATTCAGCATTTCGAACAATGACCTAGAAGGGCCTATTCCATCTGGAGGCCAGTTCAATACATTCCAGAATTCTAGTTTCGATGGGAATCCAAAGCTGTGTGGCTCTATTCTCACTCACAAATGTGATTCTTCAATACACCCGTCCTCCAGAAAACAACGAGATAAGAAATTTGCTTTCGCAATTGGATTTGGTGTGTTCTTTGGAGGTATTGCTATTCTGCTGTTGCTGGTGCGACTCCTTCTCTCAGTCAAGATGAAGGGTTTTACAGAGAAAAATGGAAGCAAGAATAGCGGAGATGTTGAAGCGACTTCATTCTACTCCAGTTCAGAGGAAACACTAGTAGTGATGCACATGCCACAAGGCAAGGGAGAAGGAAACAAGCTCAAATTCTCTGACATTTTGAAAGCTACGAACAACTTTGACAAGGAGAACATCATTGGGTGTGGAGGCTATGGGTTAGTCTACAAGGCAGAGCTACATGATGGCTCCAAATTGGCAATTAAAAAGCTCAACGGTGAAATGTGTCTGATGGAAAGGGAATTCAGTGCAGAGGTTGATGCTCTCTCCATGGCACAGCATGAAAATCTTGTACCACTCTGGGGTTACTGCGTCCAGGGACACTCAAGGCTCCTCATGTATTCCTACATGGAGAATGGCAGCCTAGATGATTGGCTTCATAACAGAGATGATGGCACTAGCTCATTTCTTGACTGGCCGACTCGGCTCAAGATCGCACGAGGAGCCAGCCTAGGCCTCTCCTATATCCATGATATCTGCAAGCCTCAAATTGTACACCGTGACATCAAATCCAGTAATATCCTATTGGACAAAGAATTTAAAGCTTACCTTGCAGATTTTGGGCTAGCCAGATTGATCCTTCCCAACAAAACTCATGTTACAACTGAGTTGGTCGGCACTATGGGTTACATTCCCCCTGAGTATGGGCAAGCGTGGGTTGCTACGTTGAGAGGAGATATATACAGTTTTGGGGTAGTCCTGCTTGAGCTGCTCACAGGAAGGCGACCTGTTCCAGTTTCGTCTACAACAAAAGAACTTGTCCCATGGGTTCTACAGATGAGGTCTGAGGGCAAGCAGATTGAGGTCCTGGATCCAACACTTCGAGAAACAGGGTATGAAGAGCAAATGCTGAAGGTGCTTGAAACTGCTTGCAGGTGTGTCAATCATAATCAGTTCAGGAGGCCAACTATCATGGAAGTGGTCTCCTGCTTGGGCAGTATAGACACTGATCTGCGGACATAA